A window of the Elusimicrobiota bacterium genome harbors these coding sequences:
- a CDS encoding pyridoxal phosphate-dependent aminotransferase family protein — protein MNDLFKKCREFTHAHELIEAGIYPYFKEMASEQAPEVVIDGKKFIMFGSNNYLGLANDPRMKQAAIDAVKKFGTGMAGSRFLNGNTVLHTELERRLAAFKGREAALIFSTGYQMNLGVVSALVGKGDVVVVDKLDHASIFDGCKLSNGEIRRFRHNNVQDLERVLKDVGPKRGRLVIVDGVFSMEGDIAPIPEIAKVCKKYGARFMVDDAHATGVLGKTGRGTCEYFGLEHGEVDLVVGTCSKSFASIGGFVVGDKDILHYIQHFSRSMMFSAALPPSSTASIIKAIDIIETEPERRQHLWDNSKYLLERFKAMGFNTGETKTPIIPIIIGDNIKTFSLWRALYEKGLFTNPVITPAVPPKRALIRVAVTATHTRAHLDRALNIFEDCAKKVLKHKRPTLVH, from the coding sequence ATGAACGACTTATTTAAAAAATGCCGCGAGTTCACCCATGCCCACGAGCTGATAGAAGCCGGTATCTACCCCTATTTCAAAGAAATGGCCTCCGAACAGGCCCCCGAAGTCGTAATAGACGGAAAGAAATTCATAATGTTCGGCTCAAATAACTACCTTGGGCTCGCGAACGATCCCAGAATGAAGCAGGCCGCCATAGACGCCGTGAAAAAATTCGGCACCGGAATGGCAGGCTCGCGGTTCCTGAACGGCAATACGGTCCTGCACACCGAACTTGAAAGGCGCCTTGCCGCTTTCAAGGGCCGGGAAGCGGCCCTCATTTTTTCCACCGGCTATCAGATGAATTTAGGCGTAGTTTCGGCTTTGGTGGGGAAGGGAGACGTGGTTGTGGTGGACAAGCTTGACCACGCCAGCATTTTTGACGGCTGCAAACTTTCAAACGGAGAGATACGCCGCTTCAGGCACAATAATGTACAGGACCTGGAACGGGTGCTTAAGGACGTAGGCCCCAAGCGCGGAAGACTTGTTATAGTGGACGGCGTTTTTTCCATGGAAGGCGATATCGCCCCGATACCCGAAATAGCCAAGGTCTGCAAAAAATACGGGGCCCGCTTTATGGTGGACGACGCCCACGCCACCGGCGTTCTAGGTAAAACAGGCAGGGGCACCTGCGAATATTTCGGCCTTGAGCACGGCGAAGTGGACCTGGTGGTAGGGACCTGCTCAAAATCCTTCGCTTCAATTGGCGGTTTTGTGGTGGGGGACAAGGACATTCTGCACTATATCCAGCACTTTTCCCGCTCCATGATGTTCTCCGCGGCCCTGCCGCCGTCATCCACGGCTTCAATTATCAAGGCCATAGACATAATAGAAACCGAGCCGGAGCGCAGGCAGCACCTTTGGGACAATTCCAAGTATCTGCTTGAGCGCTTTAAGGCCATGGGCTTTAACACCGGCGAGACAAAAACACCGATCATTCCCATAATCATAGGCGACAATATAAAGACCTTCTCGCTTTGGAGAGCTTTATACGAAAAGGGTCTCTTCACCAATCCGGTGATAACCCCGGCCGTACCGCCAAAGCGCGCGCTTATCCGCGTGGCCGTCACGGCCACCCACACGCGCGCTCACCTTGACCGCGCCCTTAATATTTTCGAAGATTGCGCCAAAAAGGTGCTTAAGCACAAACGCCCCACTCTGGTACATTAG
- the rfaE2 gene encoding D-glycero-beta-D-manno-heptose 1-phosphate adenylyltransferase yields MNTRSKLVSLKKALALRRALAKKGKTAVFTNGCFDILHAGHVTLLEKTRSLGDFLFLGLNSDASVKRLKGAGRPVNRQKDRARVLAALSAVDAVVIFSSDTPLELIKTLKPDILVKGADYTACEIVGAKFAGRTVRIPLVKGRSTTALIRKLAKSRLSKPH; encoded by the coding sequence ATGAACACCCGCTCCAAGCTGGTTTCGCTTAAAAAGGCCCTGGCGCTGCGCCGCGCTCTCGCCAAAAAAGGCAAAACGGCCGTTTTCACCAACGGCTGTTTTGATATACTGCATGCCGGACATGTAACCCTGCTTGAAAAAACCCGCTCCCTTGGCGATTTTTTGTTCCTTGGCCTTAACTCCGATGCTTCCGTTAAGCGTCTGAAAGGCGCCGGCCGCCCGGTAAATCGCCAAAAAGACCGCGCAAGGGTGCTTGCGGCACTTTCCGCCGTGGACGCCGTGGTTATTTTCAGCTCCGATACCCCCCTTGAGCTGATCAAAACTCTTAAACCGGATATTCTGGTTAAAGGCGCCGACTATACGGCCTGCGAAATAGTCGGCGCCAAATTCGCCGGAAGAACGGTAAGAATCCCGCTCGTAAAAGGCCGCTCCACCACAGCCCTGATACGAAAGTTGGCCAAAAGCCGGCTTTCCAAACCGCATTGA
- the accC gene encoding acetyl-CoA carboxylase biotin carboxylase subunit gives MFTKVLIANRGEIAVRVIRTLKEMGVQSAAVYSEADRSCLHVRAADSAVCIGPAMARESYLNIPAVIAAAKLTGAEAVHPGYGFLAENADFSEACAENGLVFIGPSPKSIRLLGHKAAARKMAVKAGIPITPGTKDCVSKNCGPEAEKIGYPVMIKAAAGGGGKGIRIVREKSQLTHELQMAQSEAKAAFGNDEVYLEKYIENPRHIEVQFVRDSHGTAAAFPERDCSIQRRHQKLVEESPSPAVTQALRKKLEEAALTLAKAADYVGVGTVEFLLDKEGNFYFMEVNTRLQVEHPVTEFITGADLVREQLLAAAGETISFIHGRSVPFTGHAIEHRVNAEDFTRNFAPSVGRVEEWLLPGGPGVRVDTHVYQGYSLPVYYDSMLAKLIVWGRDRNAAVARSARALDEFRVSGIKTTLDAHRLIVANEDFRAGRTDTGFMERLLAPAELVSK, from the coding sequence ATGTTTACTAAAGTCCTTATTGCCAACCGCGGCGAAATAGCCGTGCGCGTTATACGCACTCTTAAAGAAATGGGAGTGCAGTCAGCGGCCGTTTATTCCGAGGCCGACCGTTCCTGCCTGCATGTGCGCGCGGCGGACTCGGCGGTCTGTATAGGCCCCGCCATGGCCCGCGAGAGCTATCTTAATATCCCGGCGGTCATTGCAGCGGCCAAATTGACCGGGGCCGAAGCCGTCCACCCGGGCTACGGTTTTCTGGCAGAAAACGCGGATTTTTCCGAAGCCTGCGCTGAAAACGGCCTGGTTTTTATCGGCCCGTCGCCTAAATCCATACGCCTCCTGGGCCACAAAGCGGCCGCCCGGAAAATGGCCGTTAAAGCCGGCATCCCGATAACGCCGGGCACAAAAGACTGCGTTTCAAAAAACTGCGGGCCCGAAGCTGAAAAAATAGGCTACCCTGTTATGATAAAGGCGGCCGCCGGCGGCGGAGGAAAAGGCATAAGGATAGTGCGCGAAAAGTCGCAACTGACCCACGAATTGCAGATGGCCCAGTCGGAAGCTAAAGCGGCATTCGGCAATGACGAAGTTTACCTTGAAAAATACATAGAAAACCCGCGCCATATAGAAGTGCAGTTCGTGCGCGATTCGCACGGGACCGCGGCGGCTTTCCCCGAGCGCGACTGCAGCATACAGCGCCGCCACCAGAAGCTGGTGGAGGAATCCCCTTCTCCGGCGGTAACCCAGGCTTTAAGGAAAAAGCTGGAAGAAGCCGCGCTGACCCTGGCCAAGGCCGCCGATTATGTGGGCGTAGGCACGGTGGAGTTCCTGCTGGATAAAGAAGGCAATTTTTATTTCATGGAAGTAAACACCCGCCTGCAGGTGGAGCACCCGGTGACGGAATTTATTACCGGCGCCGATCTGGTGCGGGAGCAGCTGCTCGCGGCGGCAGGCGAGACAATTTCTTTTATCCACGGACGCAGCGTACCCTTCACCGGCCATGCCATAGAGCACCGCGTGAACGCCGAGGACTTCACCCGCAATTTCGCCCCCTCGGTCGGCCGCGTTGAGGAATGGCTGCTGCCGGGCGGCCCGGGGGTAAGGGTGGACACTCATGTTTATCAGGGCTACAGCCTGCCTGTTTATTACGACAGCATGCTTGCGAAACTTATAGTCTGGGGCCGGGACAGGAACGCCGCCGTAGCCCGCTCCGCGAGGGCGCTGGATGAATTCCGCGTCAGCGGCATAAAAACCACTCTGGACGCGCACAGGCTGATAGTGGCCAACGAAGATTTCCGCGCGGGCCGCACAGATACCGGCTTTATGGAAAGACTGCTTGCGCCTGCGGAATTGGTTAGCAAATAG
- a CDS encoding zinc ribbon domain-containing protein, which yields MPQKPSLIRCPKCGYEPNILTDICIRCNAKLEKLCGTCGFSNAVEKNYCDQCGGLLTLKPAAAHDPKGSVAPEAGRLFFTEQGTISTRRAQNKPPPPARPHLEMQPIQDTVNEREISYRSLRKPEPPKTAGSKPAPPAAAPIPPAAKSTRTAGTAAGTFSSFKKYQPVLFGLTVAAAALVAAYLLLEPSLPGFMLKRAAAGYLAKLSSGSYREAYDLLSTNSKSVCSAEDYVKRSKDYYSKFPNWKFKDIEIFTMGKTAAMIKYQLQVSDNPWQPDYISFVRENGKWARPYIWTLFEPIDAALDRHDFPQALFLAQKLYLTDPIDPRTSGYLCVSEFFMKIYDKSEESCGETLTAAKIYPVGFSPEVIFGYRLYYAESLRFLEKFEPAIKEYNSMLDDTRLSPKEQCPLYISRADAFVRLKKYESALDDTMKAGAVCEGELNKKETAARLRFLNGDAKPEAIAFAQRSRRSPDQPPLLEARKRELSDLAAKLGPRKARFLPKDTWLAAHISGPEYRVTLREEVLKPGAETAGIRDIMVLNVNLWTARAKIEKDITPAPGGH from the coding sequence ATGCCGCAAAAACCCTCTCTAATACGCTGCCCTAAATGCGGGTACGAGCCCAATATACTTACCGATATCTGCATACGCTGCAACGCGAAGCTTGAAAAGCTTTGTGGGACCTGCGGTTTTTCCAACGCGGTGGAAAAGAATTACTGCGACCAGTGCGGCGGTCTTCTTACCCTGAAACCGGCGGCGGCGCACGACCCCAAAGGCAGCGTTGCACCCGAAGCGGGAAGACTTTTTTTCACGGAGCAGGGGACTATTTCAACTCGCAGAGCGCAAAATAAACCGCCCCCCCCCGCCCGCCCGCATCTGGAAATGCAGCCCATACAGGACACTGTAAACGAAAGGGAAATATCCTACAGATCTCTTCGAAAACCCGAACCCCCAAAAACGGCCGGCTCCAAGCCCGCCCCGCCCGCGGCCGCCCCCATTCCTCCCGCGGCCAAATCCACCCGCACAGCCGGTACAGCCGCCGGAACATTTTCATCTTTTAAAAAATATCAACCCGTCTTGTTCGGGCTCACCGTCGCCGCAGCCGCGCTTGTGGCGGCCTATTTGCTGCTGGAACCCAGCCTCCCGGGTTTCATGCTTAAGCGCGCGGCCGCCGGCTACCTTGCAAAACTCTCAAGCGGCAGCTACCGCGAGGCCTACGACTTGCTGTCCACAAATTCCAAATCGGTCTGTTCGGCCGAAGACTATGTAAAGCGCAGCAAGGATTATTATTCTAAATTCCCGAACTGGAAGTTTAAAGACATAGAAATTTTCACGATGGGCAAAACCGCCGCCATGATAAAATACCAGCTGCAGGTAAGCGATAACCCCTGGCAGCCTGATTACATTTCCTTTGTGCGGGAAAATGGAAAGTGGGCCAGGCCGTATATCTGGACGCTTTTTGAGCCCATAGACGCCGCCCTTGACAGGCATGATTTCCCCCAAGCGCTGTTTTTGGCGCAAAAACTTTACCTGACTGACCCAATTGACCCCAGAACCTCGGGTTATTTATGCGTTTCCGAGTTTTTTATGAAAATTTATGACAAATCGGAGGAATCCTGCGGAGAGACTTTAACCGCGGCCAAAATTTACCCGGTTGGTTTTTCGCCGGAGGTGATTTTCGGGTACAGGCTATATTACGCCGAAAGCCTGCGCTTCCTTGAGAAATTTGAACCGGCCATAAAGGAATACAACTCCATGCTCGACGACACCCGGCTTTCGCCGAAAGAGCAATGCCCCCTCTACATAAGCCGCGCCGACGCCTTTGTAAGACTGAAGAAATACGAAAGTGCCCTGGACGACACCATGAAAGCGGGAGCAGTTTGCGAGGGAGAGTTAAACAAAAAAGAGACCGCGGCGCGCCTGCGCTTTTTAAACGGCGACGCGAAGCCGGAAGCTATAGCTTTTGCGCAGCGCTCCCGCCGGTCTCCCGACCAGCCGCCGCTTCTTGAAGCGCGCAAGCGCGAGCTGTCGGATCTGGCCGCAAAACTTGGGCCGAGAAAAGCGAGATTTCTGCCGAAGGATACCTGGCTCGCCGCGCACATATCCGGCCCGGAGTATCGGGTAACTTTAAGGGAAGAAGTTCTTAAACCGGGGGCCGAAACCGCGGGGATCAGGGATATAATGGTTTTAAACGTTAATCTTTGGACCGCGCGGGCAAAAATTGAAAAAGATATTACCCCCGCCCCGGGCGGCCACTAG
- a CDS encoding cytidine deaminase, which translates to MKKRTHKKPARKNWLIAVRKKLIASAKTAQKNAYCPYSRYPVGAAVLMESGRTYTGCNVENASFGLACCAERTAIFNAVSHGEKKIRALALVAKSARPCGACRQVIIEFAGKDAEIIFVDWQPLEKKEKITYTRAAKLLPKPFNPSEAGL; encoded by the coding sequence ATGAAAAAGAGAACGCACAAAAAGCCGGCCCGAAAAAATTGGCTGATCGCCGTGAGGAAAAAATTGATAGCCTCCGCCAAGACCGCGCAAAAAAACGCCTATTGCCCGTATTCCCGCTACCCGGTCGGTGCCGCGGTGCTCATGGAATCGGGACGCACTTACACCGGCTGCAATGTGGAAAACGCTTCTTTCGGCCTGGCCTGCTGCGCTGAGCGTACCGCTATTTTCAACGCGGTCAGCCACGGAGAAAAGAAGATCCGGGCGCTCGCCCTGGTGGCCAAGTCGGCCAGACCCTGCGGCGCCTGCCGCCAGGTGATAATTGAATTTGCCGGCAAGGACGCGGAAATAATTTTTGTGGATTGGCAGCCGCTGGAAAAGAAAGAGAAGATAACCTATACCCGGGCCGCCAAACTGCTGCCCAAACCCTTTAACCCCTCGGAAGCGGGGCTGTAA
- the mtnP gene encoding S-methyl-5'-thioadenosine phosphorylase: MAIKHKLEIAVIGGSGLYRMDELKDKKELKIKTPFGDPSDIILAGKISGIPVAFLPRHGRKHTILPGDIPQRANMWALKSLGVKTIISASAVGSLKAGLSPTHFVFPDQFVDETKGRVSTFFCAGAVGHVPMAEPFCGAVSAMLCGAAKKLGIKSHRGGIYVCMEGPAFSTKAESFSHRKMGYDIIGMTVATEAKLAREAGFHYAPVSLVTDYDCWKEGEEVDQNKVSDTLHRNIENIRRLLVKAIPLVSGVKCRTHCPDFTKTSLLTARENITAAAHKRLSLILG, translated from the coding sequence ATGGCGATTAAGCATAAGCTTGAAATAGCCGTTATAGGCGGCAGCGGGCTTTACCGGATGGATGAGTTGAAGGACAAAAAGGAACTAAAGATAAAAACCCCCTTCGGCGATCCCTCGGACATCATACTCGCCGGCAAGATTTCCGGCATACCCGTAGCCTTCCTGCCCCGCCACGGACGCAAACACACCATACTGCCTGGCGACATACCGCAAAGGGCCAATATGTGGGCGCTAAAGTCCCTGGGAGTGAAAACCATCATCTCGGCAAGCGCCGTGGGTTCGCTGAAAGCCGGACTCTCCCCCACCCATTTTGTTTTCCCTGACCAGTTCGTGGATGAGACCAAGGGCAGGGTTTCAACATTTTTCTGCGCCGGAGCGGTAGGCCATGTGCCCATGGCGGAACCCTTTTGCGGAGCCGTTTCGGCCATGCTGTGCGGCGCGGCGAAAAAACTGGGTATAAAATCCCACCGCGGCGGCATTTACGTCTGCATGGAAGGCCCCGCATTTTCCACTAAGGCCGAATCCTTCTCCCACCGCAAAATGGGCTATGATATAATAGGCATGACCGTGGCAACAGAAGCGAAACTCGCCCGCGAAGCCGGCTTTCACTATGCCCCGGTGTCGCTGGTAACGGATTACGACTGCTGGAAAGAGGGAGAGGAAGTGGACCAGAACAAGGTAAGCGATACTCTTCACAGGAATATTGAAAATATCCGCCGCCTGCTGGTTAAAGCCATTCCGCTTGTGTCCGGTGTAAAATGCCGCACCCATTGCCCCGATTTCACTAAAACCTCGCTTTTGACCGCCAGAGAGAACATCACAGCCGCGGCGCACAAGCGCCTAAGCCTTATTCTTGGATAG